The nucleotide window CGACGTTGCCGCTTTCGTCAAGATAGAACGTGATAAACGCCGTTTTCGGCATGTCGTAGATGGGATTGTTCCATGTGATGCGAAACGTATCGTAATTCCAATGCTCTAGTTCTCCGGTGTGACGCGGATTGTAATAAAACACCAGTTTACCGTTTTGCAGGCTCACCCGCGCCGGGCCGGAGAAGTCATCAAAATAATCGCCGACATAAGATTCGAGTTTGAGTGAGGGCTGAGTTCCAGCAACGCGCTGCGCTTGCAACTCGGCTTCGGCTTTGGCTTCGCGTTCGCGCTGGTCATCCCGCCATTTGAGAAAATCCGAGCTCCAATCGCGCGCGGGCGCGCCGAGCACGGCGTCGAGAATGCGGTAGGTCAAGGCATCAATCAAATCGTGCGGCGCAAAATTGGTAAGAATGATGACCCCAAAATTTTTATCAGGCAGCCAGGTTTGCAGCGAAAACATGCCGGAAAGTCCGCCGCCGTGGTTCATGACCTTCTGGCCCTTGTAATCATAAATGAACCAGCCCAGGCCGTAACCGGAAAAATGTCTATCAAAATTTTTCTCCGCCCGAGTCGAAACCGGAATGGGCATGTGCAGCGTGTGAAGATTACGCGCCGTTCGTTCGCTGAACAAGCGTTTGCCCTGATAAACGCCTTTACCGAGATGCAAGCGCATCCATTGTGCCATGTCGATAACGTTCGAGTTGAGCGAGCCGGCCGGCCCGACGGCATCGACGCTGTCATACGCAATCACAGAAATTTTGCCGGAAACGACTTCATGCGGCATGGCAACGTTGCCGCGATTCTGCAAAAAGCGAATACTCGTCGAGGTTTCATTCATGCCCAGCGGGGTTAAAATTCTTTCGTGCATGAATTCATCCCAGCTCTTGCCGGTCACTGATGGAATAATTTGCCCGGCGACGAGAAACATCAAGTTTTGGTATTGAAATTTCGTGCGCAAGGGCGCGCTGGGTTCGAGAAAGCGCAGACGACGCAGAATCTCCTCGCGACTCAATGTCGAACCGATCCACAAATGATCGCCGCCGTAAGTCGGCAGACCGCTGCGATGGGTGAGTAAATCAATGACATTCAACTCGCGGGTGACAAACGGATCATACATTTGAAAATCGCGCACATGCGCCGTGACGCGATCATCCCATTTGAGTTTGCCTTCATCAACGAGCATGCCGAGCAGCGCGGCGGTGAAGGCCTTGGTATTCGAGGCCACGGCGAACAGCGTGTGCGCATCGACTTTTTCGGGCTTGCCCAGCTCGCGCACGCCGTAGCCTTTGGCAAAAATGATCGAATCATCTTTTACCACGGCAACCGCCAGGCCGGGCACCTCCCATTTCACGCGTGCTTGTTCGATGTAGGTATCGATCCGTTTGAGATTCGGCGTTTGCGAAAAACCATTTTGAAAAAGAAATATGAGAACGATTAACACCGCGCGCATGTGACGAATCATCTTTTTTTCTGACATTCCTTTTCTCCGGTTGAATGATGCACAAAAGGCAACGGCCAAGCCACTGCCCCATCGTTTCAAAAGCAAAAAAGTCGCGGTCTAGCCGTGGCTGAGCTACCACTGCAAGCGATTTAACTCAAATTTCTGTTTTCAAATAAAGGCGCATGGTCGTGGCTTCGCCGGGTGTGCTGGCTGCGACGAAAAGCTTGCCGCCGACTTTTTCCACCCGTTGGCGGATGTGATAAAGTCCGAA belongs to Cytophagia bacterium CHB2 and includes:
- a CDS encoding serine hydrolase, producing MSEKKMIRHMRAVLIVLIFLFQNGFSQTPNLKRIDTYIEQARVKWEVPGLAVAVVKDDSIIFAKGYGVRELGKPEKVDAHTLFAVASNTKAFTAALLGMLVDEGKLKWDDRVTAHVRDFQMYDPFVTRELNVIDLLTHRSGLPTYGGDHLWIGSTLSREEILRRLRFLEPSAPLRTKFQYQNLMFLVAGQIIPSVTGKSWDEFMHERILTPLGMNETSTSIRFLQNRGNVAMPHEVVSGKISVIAYDSVDAVGPAGSLNSNVIDMAQWMRLHLGKGVYQGKRLFSERTARNLHTLHMPIPVSTRAEKNFDRHFSGYGLGWFIYDYKGQKVMNHGGGLSGMFSLQTWLPDKNFGVIILTNFAPHDLIDALTYRILDAVLGAPARDWSSDFLKWRDDQREREAKAEAELQAQRVAGTQPSLKLESYVGDYFDDFSGPARVSLQNGKLVFYYNPRHTGELEHWNYDTFRITWNNPIYDMPKTAFITFYLDESGNV